The following are encoded together in the bacterium genome:
- a CDS encoding ATP-binding cassette domain-containing protein produces MTPPLYALRAVSVERDGRAILALPELAIAAGAITAVVGPNGAGKSTLLRLLAFLIAPTRGAVFFAGQAVGARPAALAALRRRVTYVGASPYLFHGSVGHNVAFGLRARGRRDPAAVRRALDAVGAAALLERAAHTLSSGEAQRVALARALACAPQVLLFDEPTATVDRASVPLIESALARLPAAGCTVMLATHDADQARRLAASVVALDAGRLAPTPVVTVLRGTAVRDGERWLFDAAGLRLELPAEAHPPAVAIDADDLIVSLAPIASSARNQLRGRVTAIDADPGGVLLTIDCGQPLRARITEQSRRALGLAIGSAVFVIFKAHAVHPLRQ; encoded by the coding sequence ATGACGCCGCCGCTCTACGCGCTGCGCGCCGTCAGCGTCGAGCGCGACGGGCGCGCCATCCTGGCCCTGCCGGAGTTGGCGATCGCCGCCGGCGCGATCACCGCCGTGGTCGGCCCCAACGGCGCCGGCAAGTCGACCCTGCTCCGGCTGCTCGCCTTTCTCATCGCCCCCACCCGCGGCGCGGTGTTCTTCGCCGGCCAGGCGGTCGGCGCCCGCCCCGCCGCGCTGGCGGCGCTGCGCCGCCGCGTCACCTACGTCGGCGCCTCGCCCTACCTGTTCCACGGCAGCGTCGGCCACAATGTCGCCTTCGGCCTGCGCGCCCGCGGCCGGCGCGATCCCGCCGCGGTGCGGCGGGCGCTCGATGCCGTCGGCGCCGCGGCACTGCTCGAACGCGCCGCGCATACGCTGTCGAGCGGCGAGGCGCAGCGCGTCGCGCTCGCCCGCGCCCTCGCCTGCGCGCCGCAGGTGCTGCTCTTCGACGAGCCCACCGCCACCGTCGACCGCGCCAGCGTGCCGCTGATCGAATCGGCGCTGGCGCGCCTGCCCGCCGCCGGCTGCACCGTGATGCTCGCCACCCACGACGCCGACCAGGCGCGCCGGCTCGCGGCATCGGTGGTCGCGCTCGACGCCGGGCGCCTCGCTCCGACGCCGGTGGTCACCGTGCTGCGCGGCACCGCGGTGCGCGACGGCGAGCGCTGGCTCTTCGATGCCGCCGGGCTGCGGCTCGAATTGCCGGCCGAGGCGCACCCACCGGCGGTGGCGATCGATGCCGACGACCTCATCGTCTCGCTGGCGCCGATCGCCTCCAGCGCGCGCAACCAGTTGCGCGGCCGGGTCACCGCCATCGACGCCGATCCCGGCGGCGTGCTGCTCACCATCGACTGCGGCCAGCCGCTGCGGGCGCGCATCACCGAGCAATCGCGGCGCGCGCTCGGGCTGGCGATCGGCAGCGCGGTGTTCGTCATCTTCAAGGCCCACGCCGTGCACCCGCTGCGCCAGTGA
- a CDS encoding DsbA family protein: protein MLRLIAYSDYLCPWCFNAAARLRRLEDELAGGLAVTWRSFLLRPQPDPRRTLEKFRAYTQSWLRAAADPDGGTFSVWRTDAGPPSHSIPPHLIAKAAARLGDEAFARVHEALLRAYFTDNRDITDAATLRAIWNECALPAAAFDASADPALLRQVLAEHEEAIERGITGVPAVCVDGTDLMVIGAQPLETYRRWVHRLLAAR, encoded by the coding sequence GTGCTGCGCCTGATCGCGTATTCCGATTACCTGTGTCCGTGGTGTTTCAACGCCGCCGCGCGGCTGCGGCGGCTGGAGGACGAGCTCGCGGGCGGGCTCGCCGTCACCTGGCGCAGCTTCCTGCTGCGGCCGCAGCCGGACCCGCGGCGCACCCTGGAGAAGTTCCGCGCCTACACGCAGTCGTGGCTGCGCGCCGCCGCTGACCCCGACGGCGGCACCTTCTCGGTCTGGCGCACCGACGCCGGCCCGCCGTCGCACAGCATCCCGCCGCACCTGATCGCCAAAGCGGCGGCGCGGCTCGGCGATGAAGCCTTCGCCCGCGTGCACGAGGCGCTGCTGCGCGCCTACTTCACCGACAACCGCGACATCACCGACGCCGCGACCCTGCGCGCCATCTGGAACGAATGCGCGCTGCCCGCGGCGGCCTTCGACGCCAGCGCCGACCCGGCCCTGCTGCGCCAGGTGCTCGCCGAGCACGAGGAGGCGATCGAGCGCGGGATCACCGGCGTGCCCGCCGTCTGCGTCGACGGCACCGATCTGATGGTGATCGGCGCCCAGCCCCTGGAGACCTATCGCCGCTGGGTCCACCGCCTGCTGGCGGCGCGCTGA
- a CDS encoding ABC transporter ATP-binding protein, producing MSAEALIEIRSVSRLYRRGVDEVHALDRVSLTIPAGRFVAFMGPSGSGKSTLLNLVSGIDRPSDGEVIVAGERLNDLTEDELAHWRARHVGLIFQFFNLMPVLTARDNVALPLLLTHLDKRERLQRAETALRVVGLAERMDHYPRTLSGGEQQRVAIARAVVTDPDLIVADEPTGDLDARNAEEILTLLRQLKHEFGKTIVMVTHDPRALRFVDDALHLDKGILLEGEAAARAGEAIRLAAGGGLLGEGRRR from the coding sequence GTGTCCGCTGAAGCGCTGATCGAGATCCGCTCCGTATCGCGCCTCTATCGGCGCGGGGTCGACGAGGTGCACGCGCTCGATCGGGTCTCGCTGACCATTCCCGCCGGCCGCTTCGTCGCCTTCATGGGCCCGTCGGGATCGGGCAAGTCGACCCTGCTCAACCTGGTGTCCGGGATCGACCGGCCGAGCGACGGCGAGGTGATCGTCGCCGGCGAGCGGCTCAACGACCTCACCGAGGACGAGCTGGCGCACTGGCGCGCCCGCCACGTCGGGCTGATCTTCCAGTTCTTCAACCTGATGCCGGTGCTGACGGCGCGCGACAACGTGGCGCTGCCGCTGCTGCTGACCCACCTGGACAAGCGCGAGCGGCTGCAGCGCGCCGAGACGGCGCTGCGCGTCGTCGGCCTCGCCGAGCGCATGGACCACTATCCGCGCACGCTCTCCGGCGGCGAGCAGCAGCGCGTCGCCATCGCCCGCGCCGTGGTCACCGACCCGGACCTGATCGTCGCCGACGAGCCCACCGGCGACCTCGACGCGCGCAACGCCGAGGAGATCCTCACCCTGCTGCGGCAGCTCAAGCACGAGTTCGGCAAGACGATCGTCATGGTCACCCACGACCCGCGCGCCCTGCGCTTCGTCGACGACGCGCTGCACCTCGACAAGGGCATCCTGCTCGAGGGCGAAGCGGCGGCACGAGCCGGCGAGGCGATCCGGCTCGCCGCCGGCGGCGGGCTGCTCGGCGAGGGACGGCGGCGATGA
- a CDS encoding efflux RND transporter periplasmic adaptor subunit translates to MTSEREDQLRADLQSLRIERAPARRAGARRQRRRWPLPVLAVAVLAAAAALVVARVRPLPVTVAVAERSTAGATGPAPLLSGSGYVVTGDRYVSIGVRVPGRIDHYFVEEGQSVRKGDPLVQLDDRDYRAAVAAIQARQASARADLALADADLQRGRALRAQGVISQQELDVLVNRAAVTRAQIGQLDAELNQATVNLDYTTLRAPADGVILAKLKEVGEIAVPGGFAGSGDLIRMANLTDMRAEVDVNEADLARVQIGQPAQVTPDAYPDAKYDARVVKLYPQVDRQKGTLKVEVHILHPDAKLLPDMSARITFLQPPQSVRTDEAVVLVPASALHRTTAGDTAVWVVRDGRVTSRVVEPRGDVGSQVRIGSGLEGGETVVVGDVALTEGQRVVAQ, encoded by the coding sequence ATGACGAGCGAGCGCGAAGACCAGTTGCGTGCCGACCTGCAGTCCCTGCGCATCGAGCGCGCGCCCGCGCGGCGCGCCGGGGCGCGGCGACAGCGGCGGCGCTGGCCGTTGCCGGTGCTCGCCGTCGCCGTGCTGGCGGCGGCCGCCGCCCTCGTCGTCGCCCGCGTCCGTCCGCTGCCGGTGACCGTCGCGGTGGCGGAGCGCTCGACCGCCGGCGCCACCGGGCCGGCGCCGCTGCTCTCCGGCTCCGGCTACGTGGTCACCGGCGACCGCTACGTCTCCATCGGCGTCCGCGTGCCCGGCCGCATCGATCACTATTTCGTCGAGGAAGGGCAGAGCGTGCGCAAGGGCGACCCGCTGGTGCAGCTCGACGACCGCGACTACCGGGCCGCGGTGGCGGCGATCCAGGCGCGCCAGGCCTCGGCGCGCGCCGATCTCGCCCTCGCCGACGCCGACCTGCAGCGCGGCCGCGCCCTGCGCGCCCAGGGGGTGATCTCGCAGCAGGAGCTCGACGTGCTGGTGAACCGCGCCGCCGTGACGCGGGCCCAGATCGGGCAGCTCGACGCCGAGCTCAACCAGGCGACGGTGAACCTCGACTACACGACCCTGCGCGCGCCGGCCGACGGCGTCATCCTCGCCAAGCTGAAGGAGGTCGGCGAGATCGCCGTGCCGGGCGGGTTCGCCGGCTCCGGCGACCTCATCCGCATGGCCAATCTCACCGACATGCGCGCCGAGGTCGACGTCAACGAGGCCGATCTGGCGCGGGTGCAGATCGGCCAGCCGGCGCAGGTGACGCCGGACGCCTACCCGGACGCGAAGTACGACGCGCGGGTGGTGAAGCTCTACCCGCAGGTCGACCGCCAGAAGGGAACGCTCAAGGTCGAGGTCCACATCCTCCACCCCGACGCGAAGCTGCTGCCCGACATGAGCGCCCGCATCACCTTCCTGCAGCCGCCGCAGAGCGTGCGGACCGACGAGGCGGTGGTGCTGGTGCCGGCGAGCGCGCTCCACCGCACGACGGCGGGCGACACCGCGGTGTGGGTGGTGCGCGACGGCCGGGTGACCAGCCGCGTCGTCGAGCCGCGCGGCGACGTCGGCAGCCAGGTGCGCATCGGCAGCGGCCTCGAAGGCGGCGAGACCGTGGTCGTCGGCGACGTCGCGCTGACGGAAGGCCAACGCGTCGTCGCGCAATAG
- a CDS encoding MFS transporter has protein sequence MGSILAAVPLVGMVAQPLWGQLADRSGARSAVLALLTLLSALGYLALTWLHGFTALLLGTALLAAAATAVVPVSLSVTFGALHGRGPHAFGLVRVWGTVGYLLAVALFPWALRHLAPPAGGAVEPALAAMFPATAAFTLAAAAVWPWLPRRSPAIHRAGRGEWRVLLRSAPLRRLLAYAFAGYLFLQGPMSLFPLFVRDRGGDLMTVGHMWIVMLLLEIPLVALSGTGLRRLGARGLLAAGVLAGGARWLVCASSRDLAVLYPVQLLHGVVVAGLLLGAPLYLELIVPERLRATGQGLLATVGVGLGGILSNAACGWLIDHIGIDATYAIGGVGGLLLGAAVTWILPRPEGRPAPVDARAAAAPAPSADR, from the coding sequence GTGGGCAGCATCCTGGCCGCCGTGCCGCTGGTCGGCATGGTCGCCCAACCGCTGTGGGGCCAGCTCGCCGATCGCAGCGGCGCGCGCAGCGCCGTCCTCGCCCTGCTCACCCTCCTGTCGGCGCTCGGCTACCTGGCGCTGACCTGGCTGCACGGCTTCACCGCGCTGCTGCTGGGCACGGCGCTGCTGGCGGCGGCGGCGACCGCGGTGGTGCCGGTGTCGCTCTCGGTGACGTTCGGCGCCCTCCACGGCCGCGGCCCGCACGCCTTCGGCCTGGTGCGCGTCTGGGGCACCGTCGGCTACCTGCTGGCGGTGGCGCTGTTCCCATGGGCCCTGCGCCACCTGGCGCCGCCGGCCGGCGGCGCCGTCGAACCGGCACTGGCGGCGATGTTCCCGGCGACCGCCGCGTTCACCCTCGCCGCCGCCGCGGTGTGGCCGTGGCTGCCGCGGCGCAGCCCGGCCATCCACCGCGCCGGACGCGGCGAGTGGCGCGTCCTGCTGCGCTCCGCGCCGCTGCGCCGGCTGCTCGCCTACGCGTTCGCCGGCTACCTCTTCCTGCAGGGACCGATGTCCCTGTTCCCGCTCTTCGTGCGCGACCGCGGCGGCGACCTGATGACGGTGGGCCACATGTGGATCGTCATGCTGCTGCTCGAGATCCCGCTCGTCGCCCTCTCCGGCACCGGGCTGCGCCGGCTGGGAGCGCGCGGCCTGCTCGCCGCCGGCGTGCTCGCCGGCGGCGCGCGCTGGCTGGTGTGCGCGTCGAGCCGCGACCTGGCGGTGCTCTATCCCGTCCAGTTGCTGCACGGCGTGGTGGTCGCCGGCCTGCTGCTCGGCGCGCCGCTCTATCTGGAATTGATCGTCCCCGAGCGCCTGCGCGCCACCGGTCAGGGCCTGCTGGCGACCGTGGGCGTCGGCCTCGGCGGCATCCTCTCCAATGCCGCCTGCGGCTGGCTGATCGATCACATCGGAATCGACGCGACGTACGCGATCGGCGGCGTGGGCGGCCTGCTGTTGGGGGCCGCGGTGACCTGGATTCTGCCCCGGCCGGAGGGGCGCCCGGCGCCGGTCGACGCGCGCGCCGCGGCGGCGCCGGCGCCGTCGGCCGACCGCTGA
- a CDS encoding RNA polymerase sigma-70 factor: MIDPTLARFEEHRGLLFGIAYRMLGSVTDAQDIVQESYLRWQQATDEPIRSPRAWLTTVVTRLCINHLQQARVARESYVGSWLPEPLVDEPAGDPATVSQLADSLSLAFLVVLETLSPMERAVFILREGFDCEFADIARIVDKSEANCRQILVRARKRIDQRRPRYDAGRADAERLVARFATAVRDGDLEALVASLSDDAVLVLDAGDKPGALRRPLHGATPIARVLINVLRTVGPAGGEVRPATINGLPGFVRFQEGRAQGVLALGIAAGRIQALFSITNRDKLRHLDRAPGHA; the protein is encoded by the coding sequence ATGATCGACCCGACGCTCGCGCGCTTCGAGGAGCACCGCGGTCTGCTCTTCGGCATCGCCTATCGCATGCTGGGGTCGGTGACCGACGCCCAGGACATCGTGCAGGAGAGCTATCTCCGCTGGCAGCAGGCGACGGACGAACCCATCCGCTCTCCGCGCGCCTGGCTGACGACGGTGGTCACGCGCCTGTGCATCAACCACCTCCAGCAGGCACGGGTCGCGCGCGAGTCCTACGTCGGGTCCTGGTTGCCCGAGCCGCTGGTGGACGAGCCGGCCGGCGATCCGGCGACGGTCTCGCAGTTGGCGGACTCGTTGTCGCTCGCCTTCCTCGTCGTGCTGGAAACCCTCAGCCCGATGGAACGCGCGGTCTTCATCCTGCGCGAGGGCTTCGACTGCGAGTTCGCCGACATCGCGCGCATCGTCGACAAGTCGGAGGCCAATTGCCGGCAGATCCTCGTCCGCGCTCGCAAGCGCATCGACCAGCGCCGGCCGCGCTACGACGCGGGGCGCGCCGACGCGGAGCGGCTGGTGGCCCGCTTCGCCACGGCGGTGCGAGACGGCGATCTCGAGGCTCTGGTCGCGAGCCTGTCGGACGACGCAGTGCTGGTGCTCGACGCCGGCGACAAGCCGGGAGCGCTGCGGCGGCCGCTTCACGGCGCGACGCCCATCGCCCGGGTGTTGATCAACGTCCTGCGCACAGTCGGTCCGGCGGGGGGCGAGGTCCGCCCCGCGACGATCAACGGCCTGCCCGGGTTCGTCAGATTCCAGGAGGGCCGCGCGCAGGGCGTGCTGGCGCTCGGCATCGCCGCCGGGCGCATCCAGGCGCTCTTCTCGATCACCAATCGCGACAAGCTCCGGCACCTCGACCGGGCGCCGGGGCACGCGTAG
- a CDS encoding MBL fold metallo-hydrolase, with protein sequence MRLHEIATDVYACLQPDRGLGWSNSGLINRGGGVVVDTFWDLPRTRAMMAQYARVWAAPARRVVNTHHNGDHCWGNQLFPGAEIIGHRLCAASFGKEQPRTMQMLKAQAGSADPALAALARELDAYDFTGIELTPPTTVFDDRLDLDLDGLRVELLYVGPAHTAGDAIVHLPAQRVVFTGDVLFRLCTPIGWEGTFARWTAALDRIIALDPAVIVPGHGPLCGVEGPREMKAYLEYVRGEAARCFHDGLSVEQAARRIDLGPYAGWTEPQRILFNVARAYRELRGEPYDAPIDAGAMLRAMFALRQERA encoded by the coding sequence ATGCGGCTGCACGAGATCGCGACGGATGTCTACGCCTGCCTGCAGCCGGATCGCGGCCTGGGCTGGAGCAATTCGGGGTTGATCAATCGCGGCGGCGGGGTGGTGGTCGACACCTTCTGGGACCTGCCGCGCACGCGGGCGATGATGGCGCAGTACGCGCGCGTCTGGGCGGCGCCGGCGCGGCGGGTGGTGAACACCCACCACAACGGCGATCACTGCTGGGGCAACCAGCTCTTCCCCGGCGCCGAGATCATCGGCCATCGCCTGTGCGCGGCGAGCTTCGGCAAGGAACAGCCGCGCACGATGCAGATGCTGAAGGCGCAGGCGGGGTCCGCCGACCCGGCGCTGGCGGCGCTGGCGCGCGAGCTCGACGCCTACGACTTCACCGGCATCGAGCTGACGCCGCCGACGACGGTGTTCGACGACCGGCTCGACCTCGACCTCGACGGCCTGCGCGTCGAGCTGCTCTACGTCGGCCCGGCCCACACCGCCGGCGACGCCATCGTCCACCTGCCGGCGCAGCGCGTCGTCTTCACCGGCGACGTCCTGTTCCGCCTCTGCACGCCGATCGGCTGGGAGGGGACCTTCGCCAGGTGGACGGCGGCGCTCGATCGCATCATCGCCCTCGATCCGGCGGTGATCGTCCCCGGCCACGGTCCGCTCTGCGGCGTCGAGGGACCGCGCGAGATGAAGGCCTACCTCGAGTACGTGCGCGGCGAGGCGGCCCGCTGCTTCCACGACGGCCTGAGCGTCGAACAGGCGGCGCGGCGCATCGACCTCGGCCCCTATGCCGGCTGGACCGAACCGCAGCGCATCCTGTTCAACGTCGCCCGCGCCTACCGCGAGCTGCGCGGCGAGCCCTACGACGCCCCGATCGACGCCGGCGCCATGCTGCGGGCGATGTTCGCCCTGCGCCAGGAGCGCGCCTGA
- a CDS encoding ABC transporter permease: MGFGEALTTALHLLATRDPHVVAAVTVSLQVALLATLFATLLGAPLGFAVGSGRFRGRRVVEVALNTATALPTVVVGLLVYALLSRRGPLGDWGLLYTRSAMVLGETVLVAPLMAALTMALVSGADPRIHETALTLGASRLGAAWAVLRELRRGALAAVATGFGRLISELGVALMLGGNIENATRTMTTAIALETGKGELALALALGFILLGVALLVNAGAALVTATR, translated from the coding sequence ATGGGATTCGGCGAGGCGCTGACGACGGCGTTGCACCTGCTGGCGACGCGCGATCCGCACGTCGTCGCCGCGGTCACCGTGTCGCTCCAGGTGGCGCTGCTGGCGACCCTGTTCGCGACCCTGCTCGGCGCGCCGCTCGGCTTCGCCGTCGGCAGCGGACGATTCCGCGGCCGGCGCGTCGTCGAGGTCGCGCTCAACACCGCCACCGCCCTGCCGACCGTGGTGGTGGGCCTGCTCGTCTACGCCCTGCTGTCGCGCCGCGGTCCGCTCGGCGACTGGGGGCTGCTGTACACGCGCAGCGCCATGGTGCTCGGCGAAACCGTGCTGGTCGCGCCGCTGATGGCGGCGCTGACCATGGCGCTGGTCAGCGGCGCCGACCCGCGCATCCACGAGACGGCGCTGACCCTGGGCGCGTCGCGCCTCGGCGCCGCCTGGGCGGTGCTGCGCGAGCTGCGGCGCGGCGCGCTGGCCGCCGTCGCCACCGGCTTCGGCCGCCTGATTTCCGAGCTCGGGGTCGCGCTCATGCTCGGCGGCAACATCGAGAACGCCACCCGCACCATGACGACGGCGATCGCGTTGGAAACCGGCAAGGGCGAGCTCGCGCTGGCGCTGGCCCTCGGCTTCATCCTGCTCGGCGTGGCGCTGCTGGTGAACGCGGGCGCGGCGCTGGTGACCGCGACGCGATGA
- a CDS encoding ABC transporter permease, whose translation MSLPPSYAIRNVTARPARSLMTAGVIALVVVACTLFLGLISSLRRTLVSSGEPLNLVVMRKGSDNDGSSQLTLEAYQAIKYLDGIARDADDQPLVSPELVVQPFFRTRDGGRENVLVRGVEPVALQVHREVRIAEGRMFNPSSAEAVVGRGVMGRYEGAALGDELQFGRGRWKVVGVLDSGGSSFESEVWVDVRELANDAKRPFPYSGIRLTAASPDAMAALERRIDDDPRYAIEAQSETAYYAKQAESANALYVLVVGIAVLAGIGAGFGAANTMYAAVQARTAEIGTLRALGFSRGAILWSFQLEAVALAVLGFLLGAAVAVLLTKAIAALVGGVAFGARTFTTNVVTLAVAPGDLAAALVLSLLIGLAGGLGPAWRAARLRPIEALRKA comes from the coding sequence ATGAGCCTCCCCCCGTCCTACGCCATCCGGAACGTCACCGCGCGGCCCGCCCGCAGCCTGATGACGGCCGGCGTGATCGCGCTCGTGGTGGTGGCGTGCACGCTCTTCCTCGGCCTGATCTCGAGCCTGCGGCGGACGCTGGTCTCGAGCGGCGAGCCGCTCAACCTGGTGGTGATGCGCAAGGGCTCCGACAACGACGGCTCGAGCCAGCTCACGCTCGAGGCCTATCAGGCGATCAAGTACCTCGACGGCATCGCGCGCGACGCCGACGATCAGCCGCTGGTCTCTCCCGAGCTGGTGGTGCAGCCGTTCTTCCGCACCCGCGACGGCGGGCGCGAGAACGTCCTGGTGCGCGGCGTCGAGCCGGTGGCGCTGCAGGTGCACCGCGAGGTGCGGATCGCCGAGGGGCGCATGTTCAACCCCAGCTCGGCGGAGGCGGTGGTCGGCAGGGGCGTCATGGGACGCTACGAAGGCGCCGCCCTCGGCGACGAGCTGCAGTTCGGACGCGGCCGCTGGAAGGTGGTCGGCGTGCTCGACTCCGGCGGCTCGTCGTTCGAGAGCGAGGTGTGGGTCGACGTGCGCGAGCTGGCCAACGACGCCAAGCGGCCGTTCCCCTATTCCGGCATCCGCCTCACCGCCGCCAGTCCGGACGCGATGGCGGCGCTCGAGCGGCGCATCGACGACGATCCGCGCTACGCCATCGAGGCGCAGAGCGAGACCGCCTACTACGCCAAGCAGGCGGAGTCGGCGAACGCCCTCTACGTGCTGGTCGTCGGCATCGCCGTGCTGGCCGGCATCGGCGCCGGCTTCGGCGCCGCCAACACCATGTACGCCGCCGTGCAGGCGCGCACCGCCGAGATCGGCACCCTGCGCGCGCTCGGTTTCAGCCGCGGCGCCATCCTGTGGTCGTTCCAGCTCGAGGCGGTGGCGCTGGCGGTGCTCGGCTTCCTGCTCGGCGCCGCGGTCGCGGTGCTGCTGACCAAGGCGATCGCGGCGCTGGTCGGCGGCGTCGCCTTCGGCGCCCGCACCTTCACCACCAACGTGGTCACCCTCGCCGTCGCCCCCGGCGACCTCGCCGCGGCGCTCGTCCTCTCCCTCCTGATCGGTCTCGCCGGCGGCCTGGGCCCGGCGTGGCGCGCGGCGCGGCTGCGGCCGATCGAGGCGCTGCGCAAGGCGTGA
- a CDS encoding ABC transporter permease translates to MKWLGLVRANLGRNALRTALTGAAITLAVALVCMLLTMPEGLNSLLDNLTNNTRISVHNKAGVVYAMPYAFTRKVRQVDGVAAAAAMTWFGGAYEEAGRVTFPNFAVEADQVGAVYPDYGIRPEQLADFQRYRDGAIVGRQTMRKYNWKIGDRVTLRSTVWPVTLDLRIVGEVPNERAPMLWLNREYLDQALKAQGRPGLGIAGVIWVRAESPERVNAIMRTVDELSRNSEAETASETEKSFFANFFGSLQGFVTIVLIVTGLVALCIVFIAANTASMAVRERAGELAVMKAIGFTRGIIFGTLLAEAVVLSTVAGLLGVALTMGLTGLLRAFAGWNETLGPLGSFIVTGPVIVQGVFLSLFVGMLSGVVPSWGAARKPVVQTLHEVF, encoded by the coding sequence ATGAAATGGCTTGGCCTGGTGCGCGCCAACCTCGGCCGCAACGCGCTGCGCACCGCGCTCACCGGCGCCGCCATCACCCTCGCGGTGGCGTTGGTGTGCATGCTGCTCACCATGCCCGAGGGGCTGAATTCGCTGCTCGACAACCTGACCAACAACACCCGCATCTCGGTGCACAACAAGGCCGGCGTCGTCTACGCGATGCCGTACGCGTTCACCCGCAAGGTGCGGCAGGTGGACGGCGTCGCCGCCGCCGCGGCGATGACCTGGTTCGGCGGCGCCTACGAGGAGGCGGGACGGGTCACCTTCCCGAACTTCGCCGTCGAGGCCGATCAGGTCGGCGCCGTCTACCCCGACTACGGCATCCGGCCCGAGCAGCTCGCCGACTTCCAGCGCTACCGCGACGGCGCCATCGTCGGCCGCCAGACGATGCGCAAGTACAACTGGAAGATCGGTGACCGCGTCACGCTGCGCTCGACGGTCTGGCCGGTCACCCTCGACCTGCGCATCGTCGGCGAGGTTCCCAACGAACGGGCGCCGATGCTGTGGCTCAACCGCGAGTACCTCGACCAGGCGCTGAAGGCGCAGGGCCGCCCTGGGCTCGGCATCGCCGGCGTCATCTGGGTGCGCGCCGAGAGCCCCGAGCGGGTGAACGCGATCATGCGCACGGTCGACGAGCTGTCGCGCAACAGCGAGGCGGAGACGGCGAGCGAGACCGAGAAGAGCTTCTTCGCCAACTTCTTCGGCAGCCTGCAGGGCTTCGTCACCATCGTCCTCATCGTCACCGGCCTGGTGGCGCTGTGCATCGTCTTCATCGCCGCCAACACCGCCTCGATGGCGGTGCGCGAGCGCGCCGGCGAGCTGGCGGTGATGAAGGCCATCGGCTTCACCCGCGGCATCATCTTCGGCACCCTGCTCGCCGAGGCCGTCGTGCTCTCCACGGTCGCCGGGCTGCTCGGCGTCGCCCTCACCATGGGGCTGACCGGCCTGCTGCGCGCCTTCGCCGGCTGGAACGAGACCCTCGGCCCGCTCGGCAGCTTCATCGTCACCGGCCCGGTGATCGTGCAGGGGGTCTTCCTCTCCCTCTTCGTCGGCATGCTCTCCGGCGTCGTCCCCTCCTGGGGGGCGGCCCGCAAGCCGGTGGTGCAGACGCTGCACGAGGTGTTCTGA
- a CDS encoding superoxide dismutase family protein — protein MQRAARWTVVAIAAVGLAAPAMGQETGRGTFINAEGKNVGTLTVEHMPSGTMFLLKLHDLPPGVHGMHIHSVGKCMPPTFDSAGPHFNPAGHQHGKENPKGPHAGDLDNITIPADGKLELQVDLPGVALRGAGGLLDEDGASIVIHANPDDYKTDPSGNSGARIACAPITLDEREE, from the coding sequence ATGCAGCGCGCAGCACGGTGGACCGTAGTGGCGATCGCCGCAGTGGGACTCGCGGCGCCGGCGATGGGGCAGGAAACCGGGCGTGGCACCTTCATCAACGCCGAGGGCAAGAACGTCGGCACGCTGACCGTGGAGCACATGCCGAGCGGCACGATGTTCCTGCTCAAGCTGCACGACCTGCCTCCGGGGGTGCACGGCATGCACATCCACTCCGTCGGCAAGTGCATGCCGCCGACGTTCGACTCCGCCGGGCCGCACTTCAATCCCGCCGGCCACCAGCACGGCAAGGAGAACCCGAAGGGTCCGCACGCCGGCGATCTCGACAACATCACCATCCCGGCCGACGGCAAGCTCGAGCTCCAGGTCGACCTGCCCGGCGTCGCCCTGCGCGGCGCGGGCGGGCTGCTCGACGAGGACGGCGCGTCGATCGTCATCCACGCCAACCCCGACGACTACAAGACCGATCCCTCGGGGAACTCCGGCGCGCGCATCGCCTGCGCGCCGATCACCCTCGACGAGCGGGAGGAGTGA